A genomic window from Flavobacterium johnsoniae includes:
- a CDS encoding DEAD/DEAH box helicase, whose protein sequence is MKLKKINEKLQDALIENGLTEANALQLETFSTIKSGADCVVISPKGSGKTTTIVLNVIQQLAGQTEESPRALIIVEDKAKVLEMVELFEKYGKYTNLEVYGVNEKGDMDYDKNYISTGIDVLIGTPTKLNDMFSTAGYNVNRLKMLILDDADPILRLRHETKIMRISGSIAKTQRIIFAETLTERVEILADKMLVEPYLFDMDEEGEELDEEEDDIEEE, encoded by the coding sequence ATGAAACTAAAAAAAATAAACGAGAAACTACAAGACGCTTTAATTGAAAATGGTTTAACAGAAGCAAATGCTTTGCAGTTAGAAACTTTTTCAACCATAAAAAGCGGTGCAGATTGTGTTGTTATTTCTCCAAAAGGAAGCGGAAAAACAACTACAATTGTTTTAAATGTAATTCAGCAATTGGCTGGACAGACTGAAGAATCTCCAAGGGCTTTGATTATCGTAGAAGATAAAGCGAAGGTTTTAGAAATGGTTGAGCTTTTTGAGAAGTATGGAAAATACACCAATTTGGAAGTATATGGCGTAAATGAAAAAGGCGACATGGATTACGATAAAAACTATATTTCAACTGGAATTGATGTTTTAATTGGAACTCCAACAAAACTAAATGATATGTTTAGTACAGCGGGTTACAATGTAAATCGTCTAAAAATGCTAATTCTTGACGATGCCGATCCAATTTTGAGATTGCGTCATGAAACAAAAATTATGCGTATTTCTGGCAGTATTGCAAAAACACAACGCATTATTTTTGCCGAAACACTGACAGAACGTGTTGAAATTTTGGCAGACAAAATGTTAGTTGAGCCATATTTGTTTGATATGGACGAAGAAGGCGAAGAGCTTGACGAAGAGGAAGACGATATTGAAGAGGAATAA
- a CDS encoding putative signal transducing protein — protein MGLMKVFSGSEVLAIALQERLEEAGVETVKKDNIQSARLGGFGGTDLAVEVFIQETDFAKANPVIEEFRMSL, from the coding sequence ATGGGATTAATGAAAGTGTTTTCGGGAAGTGAAGTTTTAGCAATTGCTTTGCAAGAAAGATTAGAAGAAGCTGGAGTAGAAACAGTAAAAAAAGATAATATACAGTCGGCTCGTTTAGGAGGTTTCGGCGGAACAGATTTAGCCGTTGAGGTTTTTATTCAGGAAACTGATTTTGCAAAAGCAAATCCAGTTATTGAAGAATTTCGAATGAGTCTTTAA
- a CDS encoding alpha/beta hydrolase produces the protein MEILKTFKFLGIVLFCFFLVIYVLMISYFYFNQVELVFHASRLPKDFKFDYQQKFEELNIPSFDGNNLNGLLFKAEKSKGLVFYLHGNAGTLETWGKIAKIYTSLNYDIFILDYRSFGKSEGKIENEEQISKDISVAYKEISKRYSANKIIITGYSIGSGFATKLALENKPKALILQAPYYNFLELSSSKAPFFPDFMKKFSLETNLYLPQINAPIYIFHGTDDQLIPCENSVRLKKLLKSNAYFYPLKNQGYIGVNENKDFQKQLKIILE, from the coding sequence ATGGAGATTTTAAAAACATTTAAATTTTTAGGAATTGTACTTTTTTGTTTTTTTCTGGTTATTTATGTTTTAATGATTTCCTATTTTTATTTCAATCAAGTTGAATTGGTTTTTCATGCTTCAAGACTTCCAAAAGATTTTAAATTTGATTATCAACAGAAATTTGAAGAGCTAAATATTCCATCATTTGATGGAAATAATCTCAACGGATTATTATTTAAGGCAGAAAAATCTAAAGGTCTTGTTTTTTACCTTCATGGAAATGCTGGAACTCTTGAAACTTGGGGCAAAATCGCCAAAATTTATACTTCGTTAAACTACGATATTTTCATTTTAGATTACAGAAGTTTCGGAAAAAGCGAAGGTAAAATTGAAAATGAAGAACAAATAAGTAAAGATATTTCTGTTGCTTACAAGGAAATTTCTAAAAGATATTCAGCAAATAAAATTATTATTACTGGATATTCTATTGGTTCTGGTTTTGCGACAAAATTGGCTTTAGAAAATAAACCAAAAGCATTAATTCTTCAAGCGCCATATTATAACTTTTTAGAATTATCTAGTTCTAAAGCACCGTTTTTTCCTGATTTTATGAAAAAGTTTAGTCTGGAAACCAATCTTTATCTCCCTCAAATCAATGCCCCGATTTATATTTTTCATGGAACGGATGATCAGTTAATTCCTTGTGAAAATTCGGTTAGATTGAAAAAGCTTTTGAAATCTAATGCGTATTTTTATCCTTTGAAAAATCAAGGTTATATTGGCGTAAATGAGAATAAAGATTTTCAAAAACAATTAAAAATAATTTTAGAATAA
- a CDS encoding ligand-binding sensor domain-containing protein, whose translation MKKKLLIALLVFLQVSAYSQNLYPEKYQNCHLATFCLDCGDVLAMPPKTFVEELNNSLDKKKLAEIKGIIEAQILIDENGKPCLISVMNKTNVASKKLNLEKAINTVSLWQPAISKNKPKNSSVSLIFEFENGSFSVKRKVFDFKNQGNMKCVGTPEIKGTDKEKLSKKWQLFTQSNSELPWDMTRAIANDLDNNIWIGTDNGIVKIENEKWQHFNSKNTIIKPTAYNKNQTESVRDLEVDKENNKWFVIGWDVYKYDNKNWKKYDSINSPISWARKLFVDYKNNIWFTSWRGVAKFDGEKWSDFTKENSNLPSNKTLGVYVDKKDRIWIGTFEGNVVIENRTTKLLNDKKSPLSKAFISKVYEDKEENLWFDLYNDKSDEAGIYKLDTAGNWTRIVHPNSKMFTDNAINDFYLDEADQALWVTLNGVGILNYDLKTKKWETYTNQNSNVPSIHSEKITKDRNGSIWVATYAGVVKTE comes from the coding sequence ATGAAAAAAAAACTTTTGATTGCTTTGTTGGTTTTTTTGCAGGTTTCTGCGTATTCTCAAAATCTATATCCTGAAAAATATCAAAATTGTCACTTAGCAACTTTTTGTCTGGATTGTGGAGACGTTCTGGCAATGCCTCCAAAAACGTTTGTGGAAGAACTAAATAACAGTTTAGACAAAAAAAAGCTGGCAGAAATTAAAGGCATAATTGAGGCTCAAATTTTAATTGACGAAAACGGAAAGCCTTGTCTTATAAGTGTGATGAATAAAACAAATGTGGCTTCAAAAAAGCTGAATTTGGAAAAAGCAATCAATACGGTTTCTTTGTGGCAACCAGCCATTTCTAAAAATAAACCAAAAAATAGTTCTGTATCTTTAATTTTTGAATTCGAAAATGGAAGTTTTTCGGTTAAGAGAAAAGTATTTGATTTTAAGAATCAAGGGAATATGAAATGTGTTGGAACGCCTGAAATTAAAGGTACTGATAAAGAAAAGCTTTCTAAAAAATGGCAGTTATTTACACAAAGCAATTCTGAGTTGCCTTGGGATATGACCAGAGCAATTGCGAATGATTTAGATAATAATATTTGGATTGGAACTGATAATGGAATCGTTAAAATTGAAAACGAAAAGTGGCAGCATTTTAATTCGAAAAATACAATAATCAAGCCTACGGCATACAACAAGAATCAGACAGAATCGGTTAGAGATTTGGAGGTAGACAAAGAAAATAACAAATGGTTTGTTATTGGTTGGGATGTTTACAAATACGATAATAAAAACTGGAAAAAATATGATTCGATAAACTCGCCAATTAGCTGGGCAAGAAAGCTTTTTGTGGATTATAAAAATAACATCTGGTTTACGTCTTGGAGAGGTGTCGCAAAGTTTGATGGCGAAAAATGGTCAGATTTTACCAAAGAAAATTCAAATTTGCCAAGTAATAAAACACTTGGAGTTTATGTCGATAAAAAAGATAGAATCTGGATCGGAACATTTGAAGGAAATGTTGTAATTGAAAATAGGACGACAAAATTGCTGAATGACAAAAAATCACCTTTGTCAAAGGCATTCATATCCAAAGTTTACGAAGATAAAGAAGAAAATCTCTGGTTTGATTTGTATAACGACAAATCAGACGAGGCAGGAATTTATAAGTTAGATACAGCTGGAAATTGGACAAGAATTGTTCATCCTAATTCGAAAATGTTCACAGATAATGCTATAAACGATTTTTATCTGGACGAAGCCGACCAAGCCTTATGGGTAACGCTAAATGGAGTTGGTATTTTAAATTATGATTTGAAGACAAAAAAATGGGAAACCTATACAAATCAAAATTCAAATGTTCCTAGTATTCATTCTGAGAAGATTACAAAAGACAGAAATGGTTCAATTTGGGTTGCCACATATGCGGGAGTCGTAAAAACAGAATAA